In the Tribolium castaneum strain GA2 chromosome 1, icTriCast1.1, whole genome shotgun sequence genome, one interval contains:
- the LOC658782 gene encoding armadillo repeat-containing protein 8: MIFEMQPFTTFMNVESTRSYIDNLYSSDPEKCLNSIICIKNSVIGSNRQKESVIAQGIVPRLLQLLEDKNTKLAVRIEAAVTIGSLAKGTTEHSEILINSGTVELLLDILEEDEPRLVDACLCCLRTLSLLDSATAQNKFDVKRLQKLLTFAGPGESLQRQSCVASILGSACKTPVEQNELCNVGAPNLLAALLSVQNSSVRIPVLTCLAAMCWNNQNVANAIVNTTYKDIKVPNHLATLISRDKPIEMQLEAAKCLTNLHRAGAIPAYDPIITYRTLPCLVRLCQIEHSEPHRAAAANTLAYLTEVDSDLQQVAAISNQLVSALVHLLSCRSVVAREAAFRAFASLAANDEDIRKRIIDTKCLMDSVLEGLDDENENIRLAAVRCLHSLSRSVQQLRTTFQDYSVWRPLMALLTGCPSTELLTAASSALCNFLLEFSPAKEPMIQQGVVQLLATLTVRPEPSLRLNGVWALMNLAFRAEQRVKSQILTALGTDQIFRLLGDSDTRVLMKTLGLLRNLVSPRTHTDTMMSLHGPQVMQGVVLVLEGPYSPEVKEQALCILGNIADGEKAREHIMSNEDVLKKLIGYMTHPAPCLQQASVFCIDNLSRLGEPGSVERQNKLKEMGVVNILQQLLSTSNTMLYNRVKTALTQYNDV; this comes from the exons ATGATATTTGAGATGCAGCCATTTACGACTTTCATG AACGTAGAAAGCACCCGCTCCTACATCGACAACCTGTACTCGTCAGATCCTGAGAAATGCCTAAACTCGATAATTTGCATCAAAAACTCCGTTATTGGCTCGAACCGACAAAAAGAGAGCGTGATTGCTCAGGGTATAGTGCCGCGCCTTTTGCAGCTCCTCGAAGATAAAAACACGAAATTGGCTGTAAGGATCGAGGCTGCAGTGACGATCGGGTCGCTGGCCAAGGGAACGACCGAGCATAGCGAGATTCTCATCAATTCTGGCACTGTTGAGCTGCTTTTGGACATCCTGGAGGAGGACGAGCCCCGCTTAGTAGACGCGTGTTTGTGTTGCTTGCGTACTTTGTCTCTGCTGGACTCGGCCACGGCTCAAAATAAGTTCGATGTGAAGCGGTTGCAGAAGTTGTTGACTTTCGCTGGGCCGGGGGAGAGTCTCCAGAGACAGTCTTGTGTGGCGAGTATTCTAGGGTCAGCGTGTAAGACGCCAGTGGAACAAAACGAGTTGTGTAATGTGGGGGCGCCGAACTTGCTCGCGGCGCTCCTGTCAGTGCAAAATAGTTCGGTGAGGATACCCGTCTTGACGTGTTTGGCGGCAATGTGTTGGAACAACCAAAATGTAGCAAATGCTATTGTCAATACGACTTACAAAGATATTAAAGTTCCCAACCATTTGGCGACTTTGATCAGTAGGGATAAACCCATAGAGATGCAGTTGGAGGCCGCCAAATGTCTCACGAATTTACACAGAGCTGGGGCTATCCCAGCCTACGATCCTATAATAACTTACAGAACTCTGCCGTGTCTAGTCCGACTATGTCAG ATTGAACACTCGGAACCACACAGGGCAGCAGCAGCAAACACTTTAGCTTATTTAACAGAAGTCGATAGTGATTTACAGCAAGTCGCTGCAATTAGTAATCAATTAGTCAGTGCTTTAGTACATTTGTTGAGTTGTCGTAGTGTTGTGGCGAGAGAAGCGGCCTTcag AGCGTTTGCTTCTTTGGCAGCGAATGACGAAGACATAAGAAAAAGGATTATCGACACAAAGTGTCTAATGGATAGTGTGTTGGAAGGTTTAGAtgatgaaaatgaaaatattaggTTAGCAGCTGTACGTTGTCTTCATTCGTTGAGTAGGTCAGTGCAACAGTTGCGTACCACCTTCCAAGATTACTCCGTGTGGCGCCCCCTGATGGCGCTTTTAACAG GTTGCCCTTCGACGGAGTTGCTCACAGCCGCCTCGTCCGCCCTTTGCAACTTCCTCCTGGAATTCTCCCCCGCCAAAGAGCCCATGATCCAGCAAGGCGTCGTGCAGTTGTTGGCAACCCTGACCGTCCGTCCCGAGCCATCCCTTCGTCTGAACGGCGTCTGGGCTCTAATGAATCTCGCGTTTCGGGCAGAGCAACGAGTCAAATCCCAAATCTTAACCGCCCTCGGCACCGACCAGATCTTCCGGTTGCTGGGCGACTCGGACACGCGCGTCCTCATGAAGACCTTGGGGCTGTTGCGCAACCTGGTGTCCCCGCGGACGCACACCGACACCATGATGTCGCTGCACGGCCCCCAGGTCATGCAGGGCGTGGTGCTGGTGCTGGAGGGGCCGTATTCCCCCGAAGTGAAGGAGCAGGCGCTGTGCATCCTGGGCAACATCGCCGACGGCGAGAAGGCCAGGGAGCACATAATGTCGAACGAGGACGTACTTAAGAAATTAATCGGCTATATGACGCACCCAGCGCCCTGTTTGCAGCAAGCGTCCGTTTTCTGCATCGATAATTTGTCGAGGTTGGGAGAGCCGGGCTCTGTGGAGAGGCAGAATAAGTTAAAGGAGATGGGAGTTGTTAATATCCTCCAGCAGTTGTTGAGTACTTCTAATACGATGCTGTACAATCG AGTTAAAACGGCGCTCACGCAGTATAATGATGTATGA
- the LOC658715 gene encoding ankyrin repeat domain-containing protein 54 — translation MSHSDSEVNRTKGEFKKKLHVELKAKNLMKSQSYAALKNKMKTLRDARLLFAAASNNTENIEKQLALGASPNSADTHGRSALHIAASKGYKDVVKLLLERGADPNQNDKLCNTPLHLAACTHNLSIISLLLNAGADVRKLDLYGKNPVQLAESKLHILRRSWRDGSIEMVQVLTELQLIVDILISVYKQQTPGTNVDNLQMMKLSLNSEAPETVDDQMSKLLMELQGVKIS, via the exons ATGTCTCACAGTGATAGTGAAGTGAACCGGACGAAAGGGGAGTTCAAGAAGAAGCTCCATGTGGAATTAAAAGCTAAGAATTTAATGAAAAGTCAGAGTTATGCCGCCctgaaaaacaaaatgaagACTTTGCGAGATGCCCGTCTTCTTTTTGCTGCTGCTAGCAACAACACCGAAAACATCGAGAAACAGTTAGCTCTGGGGGCGAGCCCCAACTCTGCAGATACGCACGGAAGGAGCGCCCTTCACATAGCTGCAAGTAAGGGGTACAAAGACGTTGTGAAACTTTTGTTAGAAAGGGGCGCTGATCCAAACCAAAACGATAAACTGTGCAACACCCCGCTTCACCTAGCAGCCTGTACACACAATCTTTCCATAATCTCGTTGTTATTAAACGCAGGAGCAGATGTGAGAAAATTGGACTTGTATGGGAAAAACCCTGTGCAACTTGCGGAAAGTAAATTGCACATTTTGCGGCGGAGTTGGAGGGACGGGTCAATTGAAATGGTGCAAGTTCTGACAGAGTTGCAATTG ATTGTGGACATACTCATAAGTGTGTATAAGCAGCAGACTCCGGGAACCAACGTTGACAATCTCCAAATGATGAAGCTTTCCTTAAATTCGGAGGCGCCAGAGACTGTAGATGACCAAATGTCCAAACTATTAATGGAATTGCAGGGAGTCAAGATTTCGTAA